In Flavobacterium gelatinilyticum, a genomic segment contains:
- a CDS encoding NADAR family protein, which yields MKYNIDTIATESKFLFFWGHQPDKSGKITKTCFSQWWLSSFKVDKVTYKTAEHWMMAKKAELFNDQEILEKILEADSPAEAKKLGREVKNYNDKIWLENRYEIVKQGNFHKFSQNADLKTFLLNTKERVIVEASPVDPIWGIGMAGDHKDVLNPEAWKGLNLLGFALMEVRDELR from the coding sequence ATGAAATACAATATAGATACCATAGCTACGGAAAGTAAATTTTTATTTTTCTGGGGACATCAGCCTGACAAAAGCGGTAAAATTACCAAAACCTGTTTCAGCCAATGGTGGTTAAGTTCTTTTAAAGTTGATAAAGTAACTTATAAAACCGCAGAACATTGGATGATGGCGAAGAAAGCAGAATTATTCAACGATCAGGAAATTTTAGAAAAAATCCTCGAAGCCGATTCTCCTGCAGAAGCAAAGAAATTGGGTAGAGAAGTTAAAAATTACAACGATAAAATCTGGTTAGAAAACCGATACGAAATTGTAAAACAAGGAAACTTTCACAAATTCAGTCAAAATGCTGATTTGAAAACCTTCTTACTAAACACGAAAGAACGAGTTATTGTCGAAGCAAGTCCCGTAGATCCAATCTGGGGAATTGGAATGGCGGGCGATCATAAAGATGTTTTAAACCCGGAAGCCTGGAAAGGATTAAATCTTTTAGGTTTTGCGTTGATGGAAGTTCGGGATGAATTAAGATAA
- a CDS encoding RNA 2'-phosphotransferase — MNEKTAKSVSKFLSLVLRHSPETIGLKLDENGWADVAELIIKCNKKGSQNQMTAELLDYVVENNDKKRFAYNEDKSKIRASQGHSISVELNLEETEPLEYLYHGTVGKFMENIRKEGLKKMSRQHVHLSKDKETAAKVGSRRGVPQILTVRSGAMHRDGYKFYLSENNVWLTDEVPAKYIEF, encoded by the coding sequence ATGAATGAAAAAACAGCAAAAAGCGTCAGCAAATTTTTGAGTCTGGTGCTTAGACATTCGCCTGAAACTATCGGATTAAAATTAGACGAAAACGGATGGGCAGATGTTGCCGAATTAATTATAAAATGCAATAAAAAAGGAAGCCAGAATCAAATGACGGCCGAACTTTTGGATTACGTTGTAGAAAATAACGATAAAAAACGTTTTGCTTATAATGAAGATAAAAGCAAAATTCGTGCAAGTCAGGGACATTCCATTTCAGTTGAACTGAATCTGGAAGAAACTGAACCTTTAGAATATTTGTACCACGGAACGGTTGGGAAATTTATGGAAAACATTCGTAAAGAAGGTTTGAAAAAAATGAGCCGTCAGCATGTGCATTTGAGTAAAGACAAAGAAACAGCCGCAAAAGTAGGAAGCAGAAGAGGAGTGCCTCAAATTTTAACCGTTAGAAGCGGCGCTATGCACAGAGACGGGTATAAATTTTATTTATCCGAAAACAACGTCTGGCTGACAGATGAGGTTCCGGCGAAATACATTGAATTTTAA
- a CDS encoding adenylosuccinate synthetase, with amino-acid sequence MKTAKIVIGLGFGDEGKGITTDFLAKQNPESIVIRFSGGQQAAHTVMIGDRKHVHSSFASGALRGLPSYYSEHCTIHPLFLYNEREELKEKEANLDLYIHPLAKVTTPFDVWHNRGNVRNIENGTCGKGIGSTMKRNEGPYKLFAIDLIAPREMLLEKLNQIAYYYGFLNENGIDEEVNLYLEAIDKLKWNIVDYTFLLKYENLIFEGSQGILLDMDHGVFPNVTYANTTSKNAIEICNKLKIEDVAVYYVTRSYSTRHGHGWMANEGEIKLKNNEEETCVFNEYQKHLRFGSLNYELLNYALKLDAAYSPMAKRNLVVTCMDQLEQDYEFESLTTEFNEIYGSFSPDSKDFKIITSLFQ; translated from the coding sequence ATGAAAACAGCGAAAATAGTTATAGGTTTAGGATTTGGTGATGAAGGAAAAGGCATAACAACAGATTTTCTGGCAAAACAAAACCCTGAATCTATAGTTATTCGCTTTTCGGGAGGACAACAAGCAGCGCACACCGTTATGATCGGCGATAGAAAACACGTGCATTCAAGTTTTGCAAGCGGTGCACTTCGTGGACTTCCGTCGTATTACAGCGAGCATTGTACGATTCATCCGCTTTTTCTTTATAACGAAAGAGAAGAATTAAAAGAAAAAGAAGCTAATCTGGATTTGTATATTCATCCTTTAGCAAAAGTTACCACTCCTTTTGATGTCTGGCACAACAGAGGAAATGTGCGAAACATTGAAAACGGAACCTGCGGAAAAGGCATTGGTTCAACTATGAAAAGAAATGAAGGTCCGTATAAATTGTTTGCCATCGATTTGATTGCGCCCCGCGAAATGCTTTTAGAAAAACTAAACCAAATCGCCTATTATTATGGTTTTTTAAACGAAAACGGAATCGACGAAGAAGTAAATCTATATCTGGAAGCAATCGACAAACTAAAATGGAATATTGTCGATTATACGTTTCTTTTAAAATACGAAAATCTCATTTTTGAAGGCAGTCAGGGAATTCTGCTCGATATGGATCACGGCGTTTTCCCGAATGTTACGTATGCTAATACCACTTCAAAAAATGCGATTGAAATTTGTAATAAACTAAAGATTGAAGATGTAGCCGTTTATTACGTAACCCGAAGTTATTCAACCCGCCACGGACACGGCTGGATGGCAAACGAAGGAGAAATTAAATTAAAAAACAACGAAGAAGAAACCTGTGTTTTTAACGAATATCAAAAACATTTACGTTTTGGAAGTCTGAATTACGAGCTTCTTAATTATGCTCTAAAACTCGATGCAGCCTACAGCCCAATGGCAAAACGAAATTTGGTTGTAACTTGTATGGATCAGCTGGAGCAGGATTATGAGTTCGAAAGTCTCACAACAGAATTCAATGAAATCTACGGATCATTTTCACCCGATTCAAAAGATTTCAAAATCATTACTTCTTTGTTTCAATAA
- a CDS encoding metallophosphoesterase family protein: MKRTLVFGDIHGGLKALIQLLTRVTVSANDRLIFLGDYVDGWSESAQVIEFLIALSQKHECIFIKGNHDAWCQEWLEKDVINDIWFLHGGKSTIESYQNMELSTKEKHLDFFNQMKDYFVDENNNLFIHAGFSSMHGPEKEHYQTNFSWDRTLWEMALTMDKRIQKDSLLYPKRLLLYNEVYIGHTPTLHYDVEIPMQGCNIWNIDTGAAFYGKLTCIEIETKEFWQSDVVQTLYPNENGRNK; encoded by the coding sequence ATGAAAAGAACATTAGTTTTTGGAGATATTCACGGCGGATTAAAAGCTTTGATTCAGTTACTTACCCGAGTTACTGTATCCGCAAATGACCGGCTGATTTTTTTAGGCGATTATGTAGACGGCTGGAGCGAATCGGCACAGGTAATTGAGTTTCTTATCGCGTTATCCCAAAAGCACGAATGCATTTTCATAAAAGGAAATCACGATGCGTGGTGTCAGGAATGGTTAGAAAAAGATGTCATAAACGACATCTGGTTTTTGCACGGCGGAAAATCGACTATAGAAAGTTATCAGAATATGGAACTTTCGACAAAAGAGAAACATCTGGATTTTTTTAATCAAATGAAAGATTATTTTGTAGATGAAAACAATAATCTTTTCATTCACGCCGGATTTTCATCAATGCACGGACCGGAAAAAGAGCATTATCAAACCAATTTTTCGTGGGACAGAACGTTATGGGAAATGGCGCTGACAATGGATAAGCGAATTCAAAAAGATTCTCTTTTGTATCCAAAAAGATTATTGCTTTATAATGAAGTTTATATCGGGCATACGCCAACGCTTCATTACGATGTAGAAATCCCAATGCAGGGCTGTAATATCTGGAATATAGATACCGGAGCGGCTTTTTATGGAAAATTAACCTGTATTGAGATTGAAACAAAAGAATTCTGGCAGAGCGATGTAGTGCAGACATTGTATCCTAACGAAAATGGAAGAAATAAATGA
- a CDS encoding ADP-ribosylglycohydrolase family protein, with protein MMKNKIESALFGLAIGDALGVPVEFESRTYLKQNPVTDMFGFGTHHQPAGTWSDDSSLAFCLAESLCSGYDLNDIARNFVKWYSGNLWTPHGRVFDIGIATQHAVLNIAKGHQPDLCGGFSESDNGNGSLMRILPLLFYLQNEKDIEVIYQKVKEVSSITHAHFRSVFACFIYMVYCLEILKDKDKFEAYKNMQFVLSEFLQGKSFNPREIGLFDKILKNDISKYEETDIQSSGYVLHSLEASFWCFLNSDSYEETVLKAVNLGEDTDTTGAIAGGLAGMYYGIDAIPKKWIDKLVRTNDIKDLAERLSNRI; from the coding sequence ATGATGAAGAATAAAATAGAATCAGCTTTGTTTGGTCTTGCAATTGGTGATGCGTTAGGAGTTCCTGTTGAATTTGAGTCGAGAACTTATTTAAAGCAAAATCCGGTTACTGATATGTTTGGTTTTGGAACACATCATCAGCCAGCAGGAACGTGGAGCGACGATAGTTCACTTGCTTTTTGTCTGGCAGAAAGTTTATGTTCAGGATATGATTTAAATGACATCGCAAGGAATTTTGTGAAATGGTACAGCGGTAATTTATGGACACCACACGGAAGAGTTTTTGATATTGGAATCGCAACCCAACATGCTGTTCTTAATATTGCAAAAGGACATCAGCCTGATTTATGCGGCGGTTTTTCTGAAAGTGATAACGGAAATGGTTCTTTAATGCGTATTCTGCCTTTACTTTTTTATCTTCAAAATGAAAAAGATATTGAAGTGATTTACCAAAAAGTAAAAGAAGTTTCCTCAATAACGCACGCACATTTCAGATCGGTATTTGCCTGTTTTATTTACATGGTATATTGTTTGGAAATTTTAAAAGATAAGGATAAATTCGAAGCTTATAAAAACATGCAGTTTGTTCTTTCTGAATTTCTGCAAGGTAAAAGTTTTAATCCTCGAGAGATTGGATTGTTCGATAAGATTCTAAAAAATGATATTTCAAAATATGAAGAAACCGATATTCAATCTTCGGGTTATGTGCTTCATAGTTTAGAAGCGAGTTTTTGGTGTTTTTTAAATTCTGATTCTTACGAAGAAACCGTTTTAAAAGCAGTTAACTTAGGAGAAGATACAGATACAACCGGAGCAATTGCAGGAGGACTGGCAGGAATGTATTACGGAATTGATGCTATTCCGAAAAAATGGATTGACAAGTTAGTGAGAACAAATGATATAAAAGATTTGGCAGAACGCCTTTCAAATAGAATATAA
- a CDS encoding ADP-ribosylation/crystallin J1 encodes METTRLYRPVGLKEMELIADSGYKAFPPRLEWQPIFYPVTNQQYADQIAFEWNTVDEFSGFIGIVTTFEVKTDFLEKYEIQNVGDKNHNELWIPSEDLSDFNSNIVNGIEIINVHFTDHSLRSENKELNDKLDSFRK; translated from the coding sequence ATGGAAACAACAAGATTATACCGTCCGGTTGGATTGAAAGAAATGGAATTAATTGCAGATTCCGGTTACAAAGCATTTCCGCCAAGATTAGAATGGCAGCCTATTTTTTATCCGGTAACGAATCAGCAGTATGCTGACCAGATTGCTTTTGAATGGAATACCGTTGATGAATTTTCCGGATTTATTGGAATAGTGACGACTTTTGAAGTGAAAACAGATTTTCTTGAAAAATATGAAATTCAAAATGTTGGCGATAAAAACCATAATGAGCTTTGGATTCCTTCAGAAGATTTGTCTGATTTTAATTCTAATATAGTCAACGGAATTGAGATTATAAATGTTCACTTTACAGACCATTCTTTGAGAAGTGAAAATAAAGAACTTAATGACAAATTAGATAGTTTTAGAAAATGA
- a CDS encoding macro domain-containing protein, with the protein MKDIQYIKGDATSPQTLQNKIIVHVCNDIGGWGKGFVMAISKRWKEPEKQYREWFKSKNDFELGKVQFVQVEEDLWVANLIGQHKINKDENGGAPIRYNAIEEGLKVVSDFAKTNNASVHMPRIGCGLAGGKWEMIEPIILKTLSDQDIEVVVYDF; encoded by the coding sequence ATGAAAGACATTCAATATATAAAAGGCGATGCAACATCTCCTCAAACATTACAAAACAAAATAATAGTTCACGTTTGCAATGACATTGGCGGATGGGGAAAAGGATTTGTAATGGCAATTTCAAAAAGATGGAAAGAACCAGAAAAGCAATATCGCGAATGGTTCAAATCTAAAAATGATTTCGAATTAGGAAAAGTACAGTTTGTTCAGGTTGAAGAAGATTTATGGGTGGCGAATTTAATCGGGCAGCATAAAATCAATAAAGATGAAAACGGCGGCGCTCCAATTCGTTACAATGCAATTGAAGAAGGACTAAAAGTAGTTTCTGATTTTGCAAAAACAAACAATGCATCCGTTCACATGCCCAGAATTGGATGCGGATTAGCCGGCGGAAAATGGGAAATGATCGAGCCGATTATTCTTAAAACCCTGTCTGATCAGGATATAGAAGTTGTGGTTTACGATTTTTAA
- the nadD gene encoding nicotinate (nicotinamide) nucleotide adenylyltransferase — MKIGLYFGTYNPIHVGHLIIANHMAEYADLDQIWMVVTPHNPLKKKSTLLDDQQRLQMVFLATEDYPKIKPSDIEFKLPQPSYTVITLAHLQEKYPNHEFSLIMGEDNLKTLHKWKNYEVILENHDIYVYPRISDEPENVELKSHPKIHVIDAPIVEISSTFIRNNIKEGKNIQPLLPPKVWEYIDHNNFYKK; from the coding sequence ATGAAAATAGGTCTTTATTTCGGAACTTATAATCCTATACATGTTGGTCATTTAATCATTGCCAATCACATGGCAGAATATGCCGATTTAGATCAGATTTGGATGGTGGTTACGCCTCATAATCCGTTAAAGAAAAAATCGACTTTATTAGACGATCAACAGCGGCTGCAAATGGTTTTTCTGGCAACAGAAGATTACCCGAAGATAAAACCGTCTGATATTGAGTTTAAATTACCTCAGCCGAGTTATACCGTTATCACGCTCGCACATTTACAGGAGAAATATCCAAATCATGAGTTTTCGTTAATTATGGGCGAAGACAATCTGAAAACGCTTCATAAATGGAAAAACTACGAAGTGATTCTGGAAAATCATGATATTTATGTATATCCTAGAATTTCTGATGAACCTGAAAATGTAGAGTTAAAATCGCATCCAAAAATTCATGTGATCGATGCGCCTATTGTAGAGATTTCTTCGACTTTTATTCGAAACAATATTAAAGAAGGCAAAAATATTCAGCCATTACTTCCTCCGAAGGTTTGGGAATATATTGATCATAATAATTTTTATAAGAAGTAA
- a CDS encoding DUF4291 domain-containing protein, protein MKIELKKYDEQLQEWPQTGYHIMAQYDDEKIIVYQSYRKEIGEFAVKNQFFGGAFSLDRMTWIKPNFLWMMYRNGWGTKEGQEVVLAIHLKREAFEKYLQNAVYSSYAAELEVSYEEWQSQVKSSSVRLQWDPDHDPYGGKLDRRAIQIGLRDEFTRSYAKEDILLIEDISDFVKEQYEFVQKKELDNLLIPAEKPFLFKDEKLNKKLRLT, encoded by the coding sequence ATGAAAATAGAATTAAAAAAATATGATGAGCAATTACAAGAATGGCCTCAAACGGGTTATCATATAATGGCTCAGTATGACGATGAAAAAATAATAGTATATCAGTCATACCGCAAAGAAATAGGAGAGTTTGCCGTAAAGAACCAGTTTTTTGGAGGTGCTTTCAGCCTTGACCGAATGACGTGGATAAAACCCAATTTTCTGTGGATGATGTACAGAAATGGCTGGGGAACAAAAGAAGGTCAGGAAGTTGTTCTGGCAATCCATCTCAAAAGAGAAGCATTCGAAAAATACCTTCAAAATGCCGTTTATTCCTCTTACGCTGCAGAACTGGAAGTGAGTTACGAAGAATGGCAGTCGCAGGTAAAATCGTCTTCAGTTCGATTACAATGGGATCCGGATCACGATCCTTACGGAGGAAAACTGGACAGAAGAGCCATTCAGATTGGTTTACGCGATGAATTTACAAGATCGTATGCAAAAGAAGATATTCTGTTAATCGAAGATATTTCGGATTTTGTAAAAGAACAATATGAATTTGTTCAAAAGAAAGAATTGGACAATCTGCTGATTCCGGCGGAGAAGCCTTTTCTTTTTAAAGATGAAAAATTGAATAAAAAATTAAGACTTACATAG
- a CDS encoding four helix bundle protein, which yields MIKSYKDLLVWQKGVKIVSLVYQLVKSFPPEELYALTSQLKRASVSIPSNIAEGYGRNTDKSFSHFLNISRGSLFEIETQLLIANDLGFINNQALYKEILNQIEEESKMINAFSKTLKN from the coding sequence ATGATAAAGTCTTATAAAGATTTATTGGTTTGGCAAAAAGGAGTTAAAATAGTTTCTTTAGTTTATCAGTTAGTAAAATCATTTCCTCCTGAAGAATTATATGCTTTAACGAGTCAGTTAAAAAGAGCTTCTGTTTCGATCCCATCGAATATAGCAGAAGGCTATGGACGAAATACCGATAAATCTTTTAGTCATTTTCTAAACATATCGCGAGGTTCATTGTTCGAAATCGAGACACAATTACTAATTGCCAATGATCTTGGCTTTATAAACAATCAAGCTCTTTATAAAGAAATTTTAAATCAAATTGAAGAAGAATCAAAAATGATTAACGCTTTTTCAAAAACACTAAAAAACTAA
- a CDS encoding TIGR02452 family protein: protein MNKNNRIEIADKTLEIIKNGFYEYKGNKITLEKELKESKENTFTIAPDDWDTILKAPIENKFETEIVVKNCSTIEAVVQEKNGKICVLNFASAKNPGGGFLGGASAQEESLARSSNLYETQIKDKTMYDFNKNQSSFLYSDYMIYSPNVLFWNDDNGHYFEKPLIADVITAPAPNKGAMLQHNRKEEIAKADEILKARIDKVFAIALKQKSDTLILGAWGCGVFRNEPKDVARLFKKVIDEKYAGAFKKIVFAIFSNSEKKSNLKDFEDVFQ, encoded by the coding sequence ATGAATAAAAATAACAGAATAGAAATAGCAGATAAGACCTTAGAAATCATAAAAAATGGTTTTTATGAATACAAAGGAAACAAGATTACACTAGAAAAAGAACTCAAAGAATCTAAAGAAAATACATTTACAATTGCACCGGACGATTGGGACACAATTTTAAAAGCACCAATTGAAAATAAGTTTGAAACAGAAATTGTTGTAAAAAATTGTTCGACAATTGAAGCAGTTGTTCAGGAGAAAAACGGAAAAATCTGTGTTTTGAACTTCGCTTCTGCAAAAAATCCCGGAGGCGGATTTTTAGGCGGCGCTTCGGCTCAGGAAGAAAGTCTGGCCAGATCTTCAAACCTTTATGAAACACAGATCAAAGATAAAACGATGTACGATTTTAACAAAAACCAATCTTCGTTTTTGTATTCAGATTACATGATTTATAGTCCGAATGTTTTGTTTTGGAATGATGATAACGGACATTATTTTGAAAAACCACTTATCGCAGATGTGATTACGGCACCTGCACCCAACAAAGGCGCAATGCTGCAGCACAACAGAAAAGAAGAAATTGCCAAAGCAGACGAGATTTTAAAAGCAAGAATAGATAAAGTATTCGCAATTGCGCTAAAACAAAAAAGTGATACATTGATTTTGGGAGCCTGGGGCTGCGGTGTTTTTAGAAATGAACCCAAAGATGTGGCTCGTTTGTTCAAAAAAGTTATCGACGAAAAATATGCAGGCGCCTTTAAAAAAATAGTGTTTGCCATATTTAGCAATTCTGAAAAGAAATCGAATTTAAAAGATTTCGAAGACGTATTTCAATAA
- a CDS encoding O-acetyl-ADP-ribose deacetylase: MILELLKADITEIQVDAIVNAANTSLLGGGGVDGAIHRKGGKGILDECIQIRNKQGGCKTGEAVITTGGYLPSKYVIHTVGPVWNGDKNEKSKLLADCYQNSLKLAVENGIKTIAFPNISTGIYHFPKDKAAEIAVKAVKEFERISEIEKVIFVCFDDENYQIYKSIL, translated from the coding sequence ATGATTTTAGAATTACTAAAAGCGGATATTACAGAAATTCAGGTTGATGCAATTGTAAATGCAGCGAATACTTCTTTGCTTGGAGGCGGTGGTGTAGATGGAGCGATTCATCGTAAAGGAGGAAAAGGAATTTTGGACGAATGCATTCAAATCCGCAACAAACAAGGCGGCTGTAAAACAGGAGAAGCTGTTATTACAACAGGCGGATATCTGCCTTCTAAATATGTTATTCATACAGTTGGTCCGGTTTGGAATGGTGATAAAAATGAAAAATCGAAACTTCTGGCAGATTGTTATCAAAACAGTTTAAAACTTGCTGTCGAAAACGGAATAAAAACAATTGCTTTTCCAAATATCAGTACGGGAATTTATCATTTTCCCAAAGACAAAGCAGCAGAGATTGCGGTAAAAGCAGTAAAGGAGTTTGAAAGAATTTCAGAAATAGAAAAGGTCATATTTGTCTGCTTTGATGATGAAAATTATCAGATTTATAAAAGTATTTTGTAA
- a CDS encoding nicotinate phosphoribosyltransferase has translation MNPLLLTDGYKVDHRRQYPDGTTIVYSNWTPRKSRIETVDEVIFFGLQYFIKKYIIHDFEEEFFKKPKEEVIKKYSRRINNYLGENLVGTKHIEDLHDLGYIPMVFKALPEGASVPLRVPMFTMYNTIPEFFWLTNYFETLLSAVIWLPCNSATIAKEYRKVLDKFATETSSVPEFVDWQAHDFSMRGMGGIEASLTSAAGHLLSFTGSDTIPAIDFLEEYYNANSDQELVAGSVAATEHSVMCMGTTEGEYETFKRLITEVYPKGIVSIVSDTWDLWKVLTDYLPRLKEEIVSREGKVVIRPDSGDPVDIICGNPNGKTEQEKKGVIELLWDVFGGTTNAKGFKELVPQIGAIYGDSITVARATQICERLKEKGFASTNVVLGIGSFTYQYNTRDTFGFAMKATYGEVNGEGRAIFKDPITDDGTKKSAKGLMKIDLINGKYHLTDNVSWEEEKQGELKEVFRDGKLLVDQSLSEIRTRVKSDVNIEA, from the coding sequence ATGAACCCACTATTATTAACCGATGGTTACAAAGTTGACCACAGAAGACAATATCCGGACGGAACGACTATCGTATATTCTAACTGGACACCAAGAAAATCGAGAATTGAAACAGTTGATGAGGTAATCTTTTTTGGGCTGCAGTATTTCATCAAAAAATATATCATTCACGACTTTGAAGAGGAATTCTTCAAAAAGCCGAAGGAAGAAGTAATAAAAAAATATTCCCGCAGAATCAACAATTATTTAGGTGAAAACCTAGTTGGAACAAAACATATCGAAGATTTACACGATTTAGGATATATTCCGATGGTGTTTAAAGCTTTGCCAGAAGGAGCGAGCGTTCCGTTGCGAGTTCCAATGTTTACGATGTACAATACGATTCCGGAATTTTTCTGGCTGACAAATTATTTTGAAACCTTACTTTCTGCGGTAATCTGGCTCCCATGTAACTCAGCAACCATTGCAAAAGAATATAGAAAAGTGCTGGATAAGTTCGCAACAGAAACTTCTTCTGTTCCGGAATTCGTAGACTGGCAGGCACACGATTTCTCAATGAGAGGAATGGGCGGAATTGAAGCTTCTTTAACTTCTGCAGCCGGACATTTATTAAGCTTTACAGGATCAGATACCATTCCGGCAATTGATTTCTTAGAAGAATATTACAATGCCAATTCAGATCAGGAATTGGTGGCAGGTTCCGTAGCAGCAACAGAACATTCTGTTATGTGCATGGGAACTACAGAAGGCGAGTACGAGACTTTCAAAAGATTAATTACAGAAGTTTATCCAAAAGGAATCGTTTCTATAGTTTCGGATACTTGGGATTTATGGAAAGTTCTAACGGATTATCTTCCAAGATTAAAAGAAGAAATCGTTTCAAGAGAAGGTAAAGTGGTAATTCGTCCTGACAGTGGTGACCCTGTAGATATTATTTGCGGAAATCCAAACGGAAAAACAGAGCAGGAGAAAAAAGGTGTTATCGAATTACTTTGGGATGTTTTCGGTGGAACTACAAATGCTAAAGGGTTTAAAGAATTGGTTCCGCAAATCGGAGCTATTTACGGAGATAGTATTACTGTAGCAAGAGCAACTCAAATCTGCGAAAGATTAAAAGAAAAAGGATTTGCTTCTACAAACGTTGTTTTAGGAATCGGATCTTTCACATATCAATACAACACCAGAGATACTTTCGGTTTTGCGATGAAAGCAACATACGGAGAAGTAAACGGAGAGGGAAGAGCCATCTTCAAAGATCCTATTACAGATGACGGAACTAAAAAATCGGCTAAAGGATTGATGAAAATTGATTTAATCAACGGGAAGTATCATTTGACAGATAATGTTTCTTGGGAAGAAGAAAAACAAGGCGAATTGAAGGAAGTTTTCAGAGATGGAAAACTTTTAGTTGATCAATCGCTGAGTGAAATTAGAACAAGAGTAAAAAGCGACGTAAATATCGAAGCTTAA
- the gmk gene encoding guanylate kinase produces the protein MNKGKLIVFSAPSGSGKTTIVKHLLGQEDLNLEFSISAASRAPRGEEVHGKDYYFISLEEFKKHIKAEDFLEWEEVYRDNFYGTLKSEIERIWALGKNVIFDIDVVGGLRIKHKFPEETLAVFVKPPSVDELKRRLKQRSTESEDKINMRIAKASVELATAPQFDVIIKNYDLEVALEEAHQLVKDFISK, from the coding sequence ATGAACAAAGGAAAATTAATTGTTTTTTCAGCACCTTCCGGATCAGGAAAAACAACTATCGTAAAACATTTATTAGGTCAGGAAGATTTAAATCTTGAATTTTCGATTTCGGCAGCATCGCGTGCGCCGCGTGGTGAAGAAGTACACGGAAAAGATTATTATTTCATTTCGTTGGAAGAATTCAAAAAACACATTAAAGCTGAAGATTTCCTGGAATGGGAAGAAGTATATCGTGATAACTTCTACGGAACTTTAAAATCAGAGATTGAAAGAATCTGGGCTTTAGGAAAAAATGTCATTTTTGATATTGACGTAGTTGGCGGTCTTCGTATTAAACATAAATTTCCTGAAGAAACTTTAGCGGTTTTCGTGAAACCTCCAAGTGTTGACGAATTAAAACGCAGATTAAAACAACGTTCTACAGAAAGCGAAGACAAGATCAATATGCGTATCGCAAAAGCTTCTGTAGAATTGGCGACAGCGCCTCAGTTTGATGTAATTATCAAAAATTATGATTTAGAAGTTGCCCTTGAAGAAGCTCATCAATTGGTAAAAGATTTTATTTCTAAGTAG